A portion of the Cydia strobilella chromosome 5, ilCydStro3.1, whole genome shotgun sequence genome contains these proteins:
- the LOC134741530 gene encoding uncharacterized oxidoreductase YrbE-like has protein sequence MATKKFAGPSPYTFKPSYPAEDFFHTEYVESVTADASAKKTAAPVVGAIFGLGRAGSIHLTSIVRNPRVIVKYIVDDRKERFAELRAYWGLSDDVQFITSKDADRVYKDKAVNVVFIASPTFTHHDIVVKSIASDKDVYCEKPIAENIEDTKKCYEAAKAKGKALFAAFNRRFDESYRSLKERVRKGEVGHVQILKVTARDSPLPSVDYLKTSGGIFHDCLVHDFDMACWVLGELPTRVQAHATALVPEIKAIDDFDNVAFLLTFPSGAVAIGDNSRFSAYGYDQRLEAFGNKGMIKVENERPTAAVEAYIGHEGIKQSPIFYSFPSRYKRAYQKELEHFLDVVQYKVPIEVTSWQTLAISKLATAAEQAARTGKAVELDWSKDGIPAQYS, from the exons ATGGCCACCAAAAAGTTCGCAGGTCCCTCCCCTTACACCTTCAAACCTTCTTACCCGGCTGAAGACTTCTTCCATACTGA GTATGTCGAATCGGTGACTGCTGATGCAAGCGCCAAGAAGACGGCCGCCCCGGTGGTCGGCGCCATCTTCGGTCTCGGCCGCGCCGGCTCCATCCATCTGACCAGCATCGTCAGGAACCCCCGTGTCATCGTCAAGTACATCGTCGACGACCGCAAGGAGAGGTTCGCCGAGCTCAGGGCCTACTGGGGCCTCAGCGACGATGTGCAATTCATCACCTCCAAGGACGCTGACCGTGTCTACAAAGATAAGGC TGTCAACGTTGTCTTCATCGCTTCCCCCACCTTTACCCACCATGACATCGTAGTCAAGTCCATTGCCAGCGACAAGGATGTGTACTGTGAGAAACCTATTGCTGAGAACATCGAAGACACTAAGAAGTGCTACGAAGCGGCTAAAGCCAAGGGCAAGGCTCTGTTCGCCGCCTTCAACCGTCGCTTCGATGAGTCCTACAGGTCCTTGAAGGAGAGAGTTAGGAAAGGAGAGGTCGGCCACGTTCAGATTCTTAAGGTCACCGCCAGAGATTCCCCTCTACCCTCCGTCGATTACCTCAAGACTTCAG GTGGTATCTTCCACGACTGCCTGGTGCACGACTTCGACATGGCGTGTTGGGTGCTCGGCGAGCTGCCGACACGCGTGCAAGCGCACGCCACCGCCCTCGTCCCCGAGATCAAGGCCATCGATGACTTTGATAACGTCGCCTTCCTGCTGACCTTCCCGTCGGGTGCTGTGGCCATCGGCGACAACAGCCGCTTCTCCGCCTACGGCTACGACCAGAGGCTCGAGGCTTTCGGAAACAAGG GAATGATTAAAGTTGAAAACGAGAGGCCCACCGCCGCCGTCGAGGCGTACATCGGCCACGAGGGCATCAAACAGAGTCCCATCTTCTACTCCTTCCCCTCCCGCTACAAGCGCGCCTACCAGAAGGAGCTGGAACACTTCCTCGATGTGGTTCAAT ACAAAGTGCCAATCGAAGTCACCAGCTGGCAGACACTGGCCATCAGCAAGCTGGCGACGGCGGCGGAGCAGGCCGCCCGCACCGGCAAGGCTGTAGAGCTGGACTGGAGCAAGGATGGAATACCCGCCCAGTACTCTTAG